The genomic window GCTGGCGCAGCTTGTCGGCGCGCCTATCCACCATACGGTCCGCATCGACTTTTCTGGATTTGTCGAACTTATTGATTTACTGTCGGGCGTAGCGGTGGAAGTGGATTCGGAAATCGTATACCGTGATGCGGAGGGCGAAGCGGTCTTCGTGCTGGAGCCCGGCACTCGCCGCCTGACGGGCGAGGAAGCGCTGCTCTACGTGCGCTACAAGGGCGATCACCTCGAGGACGAGACGCGGCGCGTAGAGCGGCAGCGGCGGCTGCTGGAAGCCGTCGTTCGGGAGGCCCGGGCGAAGTTCGACTGGACGCAGCTGCAGGAGCTGCTGCGGATTGCGCTGTCGTACGTGCAGACCGACCTGGACTGGACCACGACCGCCCGCCTGGCCCGTTTCGCGTACGGCCTGGGACTGGACTCGTACCGGGTGTACGTGCTGCCGGGGCGGGCAGGCGATGAAGGCTGGATCGTAGACGAGGCCGCTTTGCGGGCGCTGTCGGAGCAGCTGTTCGCCCGGGAGGGCGAGACGGCTTCCTTGTGACGAGGCGCCCGGAAGCGATGGAGGAGGAGCAGTCGTGAAGTTCTTTATCGACACGGCCAACATCGATGAGATTAAGGAAGTCTACTCGTGGGGCATTTTGTCCGGCGTGACCACCAATCCGTCGCTGGTGGCCAAGGAAGGGCGTGACTTTAAGGAGGTCATCCTGGAAATCGCGTCCATCGTGCCGGGGCCCATCAGCGCGGAAGTGCTTTCGACGGACGCGGAAGGCATGATTCGCGAAGGCGTCGAGTACGCGTCGTGGGCGGAAAACGTGGTCATCAAGGTACCTATGACGGCGGAAGGCCTGAAGGCGACGCGGGCGCTGGCGGACAAGGGCATCAAGACCAACGTAACGCTGATCTTTTCGGCCAACCAGGCGCTGATGGCGGCGCGGGCCGGCGCCACGTACGTCAGCCCGTTCCTGGGCCGGCTGGACGACATCAG from Bacillota bacterium includes these protein-coding regions:
- the fsa gene encoding fructose-6-phosphate aldolase — its product is MKFFIDTANIDEIKEVYSWGILSGVTTNPSLVAKEGRDFKEVILEIASIVPGPISAEVLSTDAEGMIREGVEYASWAENVVIKVPMTAEGLKATRALADKGIKTNVTLIFSANQALMAARAGATYVSPFLGRLDDISFDGLQLVRDIVDIFMLHDIPTEIIAASIRHPVHMLEAAKAGAHIATAPYKVYQQMLKHPLTDIGIERFLADWRKAQEALKAKN